The Candidatus Polarisedimenticolia bacterium nucleotide sequence CACGAGATCGACCAGGACCTCGTGGATGTACTTGTGCGCGTAATGGCGGACTTCCTTGAGCAGCCCGCCGAACGCGTTCTTGATGGAGCCGGTGGTGGTGGAGTGCCCGTGGGTCTTCATGGTCGGAAGGTGCAGGATGCTCCGGCCCGGATAGATGGCCGGAATCTCAATCCCCTCGGGGAAGATCTGGTTCAACCGCAGCAGCGGCGACTTGAACCGGTAGACCGTCCACTCCACTTCGGTGAGCGGCTGGAATTCGAGGCCGAACCTGCGGATGACGGGAAGCCAGCGGTTGTTGGCCGCTCCCTTCCACGGCTCGGTCACGACCGTCTTGTTCTCGACCGGAGTGACGCGCGAGGCCGGGAATCCGTCGTCGATAAGCGTCTGAAGCACCCCCTCCAGCTGCCAGGGCTGGGACGAACAGGAGGGGAAGTATTTGGTCCAGGAAAGATTGAGCTTCACCAGGAGCGGGACCGCCGGGTCCAGGACCTCCTGATAGCGCGCCAGATGCATCAGCTTCCGGTAATCGGAAAGCACGCGGTCCGGCTCGGTCCGGAGAACCGCAACGAGGGAACGGGCCATCGCGGAAGACCTCCCAGGGATTGACAATGGCGCGCCCGGCTCGGCGCGCACCGACGCAGCCATCTTAAGTCTTTCGGGCCGATCCTGGCAATCGCCGGCGACGCCCGGGGCGCGCCTCATTAGTGGTAGAGAATCAGCCCCACCACGGCCGCCCACAAGGCCACGCATAGGAGCAGCGGATGATCCGTGAGGAGCGACGTGGCCGGATTGCCTCCCTGCCCTCGCCGGTGCACCAGATACAGGTAGCGGAAGATCCCGTAGAGCACGAACGGGATGGTCAGGAAGAGGTGACGGGTCCCCAGTTTCTGCTCCACCTCGGGCGAAATGGTGTAGAACGAATAGCAGACGACCGTGGCGGCGGTGACGATCGAGATCATCTGATCCAGGAAAGCCACCGAATACTCCTGGAGCGAAACGCGGTGATCTCCCGCCCCCCGGAGGAGAGTCTCCAGCT carries:
- a CDS encoding DUF362 domain-containing protein, coding for MARSLVAVLRTEPDRVLSDYRKLMHLARYQEVLDPAVPLLVKLNLSWTKYFPSCSSQPWQLEGVLQTLIDDGFPASRVTPVENKTVVTEPWKGAANNRWLPVIRRFGLEFQPLTEVEWTVYRFKSPLLRLNQIFPEGIEIPAIYPGRSILHLPTMKTHGHSTTTGSIKNAFGGLLKEVRHYAHKYIHEVLVDLVMMQKELHPAVFTVMDGTVAGDGAGPRTMEPIVKDYLLAGADSVAVDAVAARMMGFDPMAIPYLRMCHDRGLGTANPRDIEVAGESVEGVSFGFHAKRSLVIWGDQMLRLGPLRFLEKIALHSPLVVWAPFASNFYHDLLWYPTIGRAKIARFTRTKWGRFLDQRYGGGSPRGAGEPAALQPSSPPPVR